One window from the genome of Salvia miltiorrhiza cultivar Shanhuang (shh) chromosome 7, IMPLAD_Smil_shh, whole genome shotgun sequence encodes:
- the LOC130996253 gene encoding uncharacterized protein LOC130996253, with protein MSVNGFIFGWSLTLPILFVYFKNVLCLSHGASWPLGKGFLLSLIISTFMFLIFIVKETRWRTSWLLITWLRDGGRSKLTLSKPSCVWICLLIAIFVWLPTSLLMGFWCFVSQNRRASLVRGFYQTVGGPTKLCSVEQLVGVSDVSVTLHYKGWNYHRVGSFWGWNYRSLWVAKDRRFFGHSTGTFHSFWVRSKLGPAVGCLRGSSAVQASAYRHRGFRTDKFWSLICRVRLRQELLHFSCVSSLNSRKTVGGRTTLPLVPGYSVEQPLDVTGVACSYSFGLRWWVLHISGGEFFRRSISSYTWRAFLVDLIKIFRLDGTVSISSKNWQMVLLHVSVRSGPYSYACSWASSRLGLESLAFFGCSADGFLTVWRRGFQSGEFWSLIRRVSLFLEFWYFGDCLTKLLLHISLHFFICSWFSWGSFRLDCALCWCILFSFLRFLSMLGSRGNLGTMVRPESLRGPHSASTHSLGSFRRVLFFLKLRF; from the exons ATGAGCGTCAATGGTTTTATCTTTGGCTGGAGTCTGACTCTACCTATATTGTTCGTTTACTTCAAGAACGTTCTCTGCTTGTCCCATGGCGCTTCATGGCCTCTTGGAAAAGGATTCTTGCTCTCCTTAATAATTTCCACCTTTATGTTTCTCATATTTATCGTGAAGGAAACAAGGTGGCGGACATCTTGGCTGCTGATAACATGGTTGAGGGATGGTGGGCGTTCGAAATTGACGCTATCAAAGCCGTCGTGCGTTTGGATATGTCTTCTCATAGCCATATTCGTATGGCTCCCCACTAGCTTGCTCATGGGTTTTTGGTGCTTCGTTTCTCAAAACAGGAGAGCTTCGCTCGTTCGGGGCTTTTATCAAACGGTTGGGGGGCCAACTAAGTTGTGTTCTGTCGAGCAGTTGGTGGGTGTTTCTGATGTGTCAGTTACTTTGCACTACAAGGGCTGGAATTATCATAGGGTGGGAAGTTTCTGGGGGTGGAACTATAGGAGTCTCTGGGTGGCTAAGGATAGGAGGTTTTTCGGGCACTCTACTGGCACTTTTCACAGTTTTTGGGTGCGCTCAAAACTGGGTCCGGCAGTTGGTTGTCTTCGTGGTAGCTCTGCGGTTCAAGCTTCTGCTTACCGGCATCGAGGTTTTCGAACCGACAAGTTCTGGTCGTTGATATGTCGTGTTCGGCTCCGGCAGGAGCTTTTGCATTTTTCTTGCGTTTCTTCTTTGAACTCTCGGAAAACTGTTGGCGGGCGAACTACGTTGCCCTTAGTTCCTGGCTATTCAGTCGAACAGCCGCTGGATGTCACGGGCGTGGCATGTTCTTACAGTTTTGGTTTGAGGTGGTGGGTTTTGCATATCTCCGGGGGTGAGTTTTTTCGTAGGAGCATTTCCTCATACACCTGGAGGGCGTTCTTGGTTGATCTGATCAAGATTTTTCGGTTGGATGGTACGGTTTCTATTTCCTCTAAGAATTGGCAGATGGTTCTCCTGCATGTTTCCGTCCGTTCGGGGCCTTACTCTTACGCGTG TTCTTGGGCGAGCTCAAGGCTGGGGCTGGAGAGTTTGGCCTTTTTTGGTTGCTCCGCAGACGGTTTCTTAACCGTTTGGCGTCGAGGTTTTCAGAGCGGCGAGTTTTGGTCGTTGATACGCCGTGTCTCGCTCTTTTTAGAGTTTTGGTACTTTGGGGACTGTCTTACTAAGCTTCTTCTTCATATTTCGCTCCACTTTTTTATTTGCAGTTGGTTTAGTTGGGGGAGCTTCAGGCTTGATTGCGCTCTCTGTTGGTGTATTTTGTTCTCGTTTCTTCGTTTCCTTTCTATGCTGGGCAGCCGAGGTAACctagggacgatggttaggccggagtctcTGAGGGGGCCTCATTCCGCTTCCACACATTCTCTTGGTtcttttagacgagtactctttttcctcaagttgaggttttaa
- the LOC130996266 gene encoding cysteine-rich receptor-like protein kinase 44 isoform X1, with protein sequence MMSWGTWLLLILTNLHALARAQQYGCFGGNYTSNSTYAANLNSLLSSLPPNIDDAGFYNASSQAPATDPAYASALCRTDSQLNSCRACVRNATTQLLTLCSNRRQGVLFREACTLRYSDNPMYGLLFDDYSITGRSTANLSSSGQFGASVRALLGDLSKQAAAGGLMVKVAAGNSSASASDGTVFALVQCTPDLSSRDCSNCLAGLVQRVPGCCNGSTFVIMFVPSCTLRFQLQPFYNLTRIQQVQAMVYVSPPPAPGPPVVPSTPSPPPGKGDDNKTRTIIFILVPSTIFFVVLLGFLLWICFKKGLEKNLQETIKNDDEDISTVESLVYDFTKVKAATNDFSNSNKLGEGGFGVVYKGKLEDGREIAVKRLSENSVQGDREFKNEVLLMAKLQHRNLVRLLGFSLHGTERLLIYEFVANGSLDRFIFDPIKHVVVDWHMRYKIIRNIAKGLVYLHNDSGFRIIHRDLKAGNILLDAEMNPKIADFGMARLFLQDESGTNTRRIVGTFGYMAPEYARHGQISVKLDVFSFGVLMLEIVSGQRNGSFRNADNEENVEYMLSFAWAKWQEGAAKKIIDPVLMSGGSGSVRDMLRCIHIGLLCVQENGEERPTMASVVVMLSSVTVTLPMPCKPAYFMRSSLGAGVSKEMDFRKSCGSQNDASITELYPR encoded by the exons ATGATGAGTTGGGGAACATGGCTTCTCTTAATCCTCACAAACCTTCACGCCCTGGCAAGAGCGCAGCAGTACGGCTGCTTCGGCGGCAACTACACTTCAAACTCCACATACGCCGCCAACCTCAACTCCCTCCTCTCATCCCTCCCACCAAACATCGACGACGCCGGATTCTACAACGCCTCCTCCCAAGCTCCGGCCACCGATCCAGCCTACGCCTCCGCCCTCTGCAGAACCGACTCCCAGCTCAACTCATGCCGCGCCTGCGTCCGAAACGCCACGACGCAGCTCCTAACCCTGTGCTCCAACCGGAGGCAGGGAGTCCTGTTCAGAGAAGCCTGCACTTTGCGATACTCCGACAACCCCATGTACGGCCTCCTCTTCGACGACTACTCCATCACGGGGAGATCGACCGCGAATTTGTCGAGCTCCGGCCAGTTCGGAGCCAGCGTGAGGGCGCTGTTGGGCGATCTGAGCAAGCAGGCGGCTGCGGGCGGCTTGATGGTGAAGGTCGCGGCAGGGAATTCGAGTGCTTCGGCTTCGGACGGCACCGTTTTCGCGTTGGTGCAGTGCACGCCGGATCTGTCGTCGAGGGACTGCTCCAACTGCTTGGCGGGGCTCGTACAGCGTGTCCCGGGGTGTTGTAATGGTTCGACTTTTGTGATAATGTTTGTGCCCAGCTGCACTCTAAGATTCCAGCTTCAACCCTTTTATAATCTAACTAGAATTCAACAAGTTCAAGCCATGGTTTATGTGTCTCCTCCACCTGCTCCTGGGCCTCCAGTCGTGCCATCGACACCTTCTCCACCACCAG GAAAGGGTGATGATAATAAAACTAGAACTATCATCTTCATTTTGGTTCCATCGAcgattttttttgttgttcTACTCGGTTTTTTACTTTGGATTTGCTTCAAAAAGGGATTGGAGAAGAATTTGCAGGAAACCATTAAAA ACGATGATGAGGATATAAGCACTGTAGAATCCCTTGTATACGATTTTACAAAAGTAAAAGCTGCCACGAACGATTTCTCCAATAGCAACAAGCTGGGAGAAGGTGGATTTGGTGTTGTTTATAAG GGAAAACTTGAAGATGGTAGAGAAATTGCAGTAAAAAGGTTGTCTGAGAACTCAGTGCAAGGAGATCGAGAATTCAAGAACGAAGTGCTGTTAATGGCCAAACTTCAACACCGAAATCTGGTTCGATTGTTGGGATTCTCACTGCATGGAACAGAGAGGCTTCTCATATATGAATTTGTTGCAAACGGAAGTCTAGACCGCTTCATATTTG ATCCGATCAAGCACGTGGTTGTCGATTGGCATATGCGCTACAAAATCATCAGGAACATCGCAAAGGGACTTGTTTATCTACACAACGACTCTGGCTTCCGTATCATTCATCGCGATCTCAAGGCTGGGAACATACTGTTAGACGCAGAGATGAATCCAAAGATAGCTGATTTTGGTATGGCCAGGTTGTTTTTGCAAGATGAAAGTGGAACTAATACGAGGAGAATTGTTGGAACCTT TGGATACATGGCCCCGGAATATGCAAGGCATGGACAAATCTCTGTTAAGTTAGATGTCTTCAGCTTCGGCGTGCTAATGCTTGAGATCGTCAGTGGCCAGAGAAATGGTTCTTTTCGAAATGCAGACAACGAAGAGAATGTGGAATATATGCTGAGTTTC GCATGGGCAAAATGGCAGGAGGGAGCGGCAAAGAAAATTATTGATCCGGTGTTGATGTCTGGTGGTTCAGGTAGTGTGCGTGATATGTTAAGATGCATTCACATAGGTTTGTTGTGCGTGCAAGAAAATGGCGAGGAGAGACCGACAATGGCGTCGGTTGTAGTAATGCTCAGCAGCGTCACGGTGACATTGCCAATGCCTTGCAAACCTGCATATTTCATGCGTAGTAGTTTAGGTGCCGGCGTTTCAAAAGAGATGGACTTTAGAAAATCATGTGGGAGTCAAAATGATGCCTCAATAACGGAATTATATCCACGATAA
- the LOC130996266 gene encoding cysteine-rich receptor-like protein kinase 44 isoform X2 — MMSWGTWLLLILTNLHALARAQQYGCFGGNYTSNSTYAANLNSLLSSLPPNIDDAGFYNASSQAPATDPAYASALCRTDSQLNSCRACVRNATTQLLTLCSNRRQGVLFREACTLRYSDNPMYGLLFDDYSITGRSTANLSSSGQFGASVRALLGDLSKQAAAGGLMVKVAAGNSSASASDGTVFALVQCTPDLSSRDCSNCLAGLVQRVPGCCNGSTFVIMFVPSCTLRFQLQPFYNLTRIQQVQAMVYVSPPPAPGPPVVPSTPSPPPDDDEDISTVESLVYDFTKVKAATNDFSNSNKLGEGGFGVVYKGKLEDGREIAVKRLSENSVQGDREFKNEVLLMAKLQHRNLVRLLGFSLHGTERLLIYEFVANGSLDRFIFDPIKHVVVDWHMRYKIIRNIAKGLVYLHNDSGFRIIHRDLKAGNILLDAEMNPKIADFGMARLFLQDESGTNTRRIVGTFGYMAPEYARHGQISVKLDVFSFGVLMLEIVSGQRNGSFRNADNEENVEYMLSFAWAKWQEGAAKKIIDPVLMSGGSGSVRDMLRCIHIGLLCVQENGEERPTMASVVVMLSSVTVTLPMPCKPAYFMRSSLGAGVSKEMDFRKSCGSQNDASITELYPR, encoded by the exons ATGATGAGTTGGGGAACATGGCTTCTCTTAATCCTCACAAACCTTCACGCCCTGGCAAGAGCGCAGCAGTACGGCTGCTTCGGCGGCAACTACACTTCAAACTCCACATACGCCGCCAACCTCAACTCCCTCCTCTCATCCCTCCCACCAAACATCGACGACGCCGGATTCTACAACGCCTCCTCCCAAGCTCCGGCCACCGATCCAGCCTACGCCTCCGCCCTCTGCAGAACCGACTCCCAGCTCAACTCATGCCGCGCCTGCGTCCGAAACGCCACGACGCAGCTCCTAACCCTGTGCTCCAACCGGAGGCAGGGAGTCCTGTTCAGAGAAGCCTGCACTTTGCGATACTCCGACAACCCCATGTACGGCCTCCTCTTCGACGACTACTCCATCACGGGGAGATCGACCGCGAATTTGTCGAGCTCCGGCCAGTTCGGAGCCAGCGTGAGGGCGCTGTTGGGCGATCTGAGCAAGCAGGCGGCTGCGGGCGGCTTGATGGTGAAGGTCGCGGCAGGGAATTCGAGTGCTTCGGCTTCGGACGGCACCGTTTTCGCGTTGGTGCAGTGCACGCCGGATCTGTCGTCGAGGGACTGCTCCAACTGCTTGGCGGGGCTCGTACAGCGTGTCCCGGGGTGTTGTAATGGTTCGACTTTTGTGATAATGTTTGTGCCCAGCTGCACTCTAAGATTCCAGCTTCAACCCTTTTATAATCTAACTAGAATTCAACAAGTTCAAGCCATGGTTTATGTGTCTCCTCCACCTGCTCCTGGGCCTCCAGTCGTGCCATCGACACCTTCTCCACCACCAG ACGATGATGAGGATATAAGCACTGTAGAATCCCTTGTATACGATTTTACAAAAGTAAAAGCTGCCACGAACGATTTCTCCAATAGCAACAAGCTGGGAGAAGGTGGATTTGGTGTTGTTTATAAG GGAAAACTTGAAGATGGTAGAGAAATTGCAGTAAAAAGGTTGTCTGAGAACTCAGTGCAAGGAGATCGAGAATTCAAGAACGAAGTGCTGTTAATGGCCAAACTTCAACACCGAAATCTGGTTCGATTGTTGGGATTCTCACTGCATGGAACAGAGAGGCTTCTCATATATGAATTTGTTGCAAACGGAAGTCTAGACCGCTTCATATTTG ATCCGATCAAGCACGTGGTTGTCGATTGGCATATGCGCTACAAAATCATCAGGAACATCGCAAAGGGACTTGTTTATCTACACAACGACTCTGGCTTCCGTATCATTCATCGCGATCTCAAGGCTGGGAACATACTGTTAGACGCAGAGATGAATCCAAAGATAGCTGATTTTGGTATGGCCAGGTTGTTTTTGCAAGATGAAAGTGGAACTAATACGAGGAGAATTGTTGGAACCTT TGGATACATGGCCCCGGAATATGCAAGGCATGGACAAATCTCTGTTAAGTTAGATGTCTTCAGCTTCGGCGTGCTAATGCTTGAGATCGTCAGTGGCCAGAGAAATGGTTCTTTTCGAAATGCAGACAACGAAGAGAATGTGGAATATATGCTGAGTTTC GCATGGGCAAAATGGCAGGAGGGAGCGGCAAAGAAAATTATTGATCCGGTGTTGATGTCTGGTGGTTCAGGTAGTGTGCGTGATATGTTAAGATGCATTCACATAGGTTTGTTGTGCGTGCAAGAAAATGGCGAGGAGAGACCGACAATGGCGTCGGTTGTAGTAATGCTCAGCAGCGTCACGGTGACATTGCCAATGCCTTGCAAACCTGCATATTTCATGCGTAGTAGTTTAGGTGCCGGCGTTTCAAAAGAGATGGACTTTAGAAAATCATGTGGGAGTCAAAATGATGCCTCAATAACGGAATTATATCCACGATAA